A stretch of the Planctomycetota bacterium genome encodes the following:
- a CDS encoding sigma-70 family RNA polymerase sigma factor — protein MRSEDRAVPSDAPQPGGPDAEVCAIVDRAASGDEDAWRDLVDRYARRLFALFRSRGCDPERAEELTQSVFVSVARVLGEGRYNERGRFEPWLFRIAVNRLRDDARKRRRSATHQPPEALEAAAGRPAPADDGAAGLWRALGGLGEADREVIELRHRADMSFKQIAEMLGQPLGTVLARHHRALRKLRTLLEQADAQGTATRNAAAARVADA, from the coding sequence ATGCGAAGCGAGGATCGGGCCGTGCCCAGCGATGCTCCCCAGCCCGGCGGCCCGGATGCCGAGGTGTGCGCGATCGTGGATCGCGCGGCCTCGGGCGACGAGGATGCCTGGCGGGATCTCGTCGATCGCTACGCCCGCCGGCTCTTTGCACTCTTCCGCAGCCGGGGGTGCGACCCCGAGCGTGCGGAGGAGCTGACGCAGAGCGTGTTCGTCTCCGTGGCGCGGGTGCTCGGGGAGGGCCGCTACAACGAGCGGGGAAGGTTCGAGCCGTGGCTGTTCAGGATCGCCGTCAATCGGTTGCGGGACGATGCGCGGAAGCGCCGGCGCTCGGCGACGCACCAGCCGCCCGAGGCGCTCGAGGCCGCCGCCGGACGGCCGGCTCCCGCGGACGACGGAGCCGCGGGCCTCTGGCGTGCGCTGGGCGGGCTGGGCGAGGCCGACCGCGAGGTCATCGAGCTGCGGCATCGCGCGGACATGAGCTTCAAGCAGATCGCCGAGATGCTGGGCCAGCCGCTGGGCACGGTGCTGGCGCGGCACCACCGGGCGCTCCGCAAGCTTCGGACGCTGCTCGAGCAGGCGGATGCGCAGGGAACGGCAACACGCAACGCCGCGGCGGCCCGGGTGGCCGACGCGTGA
- a CDS encoding DUF4286 domain-containing protein, whose translation MLAYTVIATARDRAAADEFIGWLAHPDGSGHARDVVDAGASSAEVVRLDTEPSGEVRVEVRYLFVDRAAFDAYAAGPATALREEGLKKFPPGSPITLARTVGERVARIGGGPSG comes from the coding sequence ATGCTCGCCTACACCGTTATCGCGACGGCCCGGGATCGAGCGGCCGCCGACGAGTTCATCGGCTGGCTCGCCCACCCCGACGGTTCCGGCCACGCCCGCGACGTGGTCGACGCCGGGGCCTCGTCGGCCGAGGTCGTCCGCCTCGATACGGAACCCTCGGGCGAGGTGCGGGTAGAAGTCCGATATCTGTTCGTGGATCGCGCCGCGTTCGACGCCTACGCCGCGGGACCGGCAACGGCTTTGCGAGAAGAAGGCCTCAAGAAGTTCCCGCCGGGCAGCCCGATCACGCTGGCCCGCACCGTCGGCGAGCGGGTCGCCCGCATCGGCGGCGGACCTTCTGGCTGA
- a CDS encoding sigma-70 family RNA polymerase sigma factor, translating to MSTSDERLFEIYRDGDLEAFRQLVDRYRNDLLRFLYRLTGSAHAAEDVFQETFLQVHTSSASFDTTRRFRPWLFTIAANKGRDYLRRKGRRPASELMAPVGRDGDGTTFIDLLEVEVPPPDSGLRREELEELVQQAVQRLSPTLREILLLAYFQRLSYAQIAEDLEIPLGTVKSRLHAAVASFAKHWKTVMREKGMTGRGEDLHDRLPDEPPARGESA from the coding sequence GTGTCGACCTCAGACGAGCGGTTGTTCGAGATCTATCGGGATGGCGATCTCGAGGCGTTCCGCCAGCTGGTGGATCGCTATCGGAACGACCTGCTCCGCTTTCTTTACCGGCTTACCGGCTCCGCCCATGCCGCCGAGGACGTGTTCCAGGAGACCTTCCTCCAGGTCCACACCTCGTCGGCCAGCTTCGATACCACCCGCCGCTTTCGCCCCTGGCTGTTCACGATTGCCGCGAACAAGGGCCGCGACTACCTGCGTAGGAAGGGTCGCCGGCCGGCCTCGGAGTTGATGGCTCCCGTCGGCCGGGACGGCGACGGCACCACCTTCATCGACCTGCTGGAGGTCGAGGTGCCGCCACCGGATTCGGGCCTCCGCCGGGAGGAACTGGAGGAACTCGTGCAGCAGGCCGTCCAACGCCTGAGCCCCACGCTGCGGGAGATCCTGCTGCTGGCCTACTTCCAGCGGCTGTCCTACGCCCAGATCGCCGAGGACCTGGAGATCCCGCTGGGCACGGTCAAGAGCCGGCTGCACGCGGCCGTCGCGTCCTTCGCCAAGCACTGGAAGACGGTGATGCGCGAGAAGGGCATGACCGGCCGCGGCGAGGACCTCCACGACCGCCTGCCCGACGAGCCGCCCGCGAGGGGAGAGAGCGCGTGA
- the rpmI gene encoding 50S ribosomal protein L35, whose protein sequence is MPKMKPHKGTLKRIRISKTGKVRSRSANHKHLSSHKSGKRLRHLRKDPILANPDAKRLEKLLFRRLRGRTQPRTAIKRSPSPEERRAMREAAEKAES, encoded by the coding sequence ATGCCCAAGATGAAGCCGCACAAGGGCACGCTCAAGCGGATCCGCATCTCGAAGACCGGCAAGGTCCGCTCGCGGTCGGCCAACCACAAGCACCTCAGCTCGCACAAGAGCGGCAAGAGGCTGCGGCATCTCCGCAAGGATCCGATCCTGGCCAACCCCGACGCCAAGCGGCTCGAGAAGCTGCTGTTCCGCCGCCTCCGCGGCCGGACCCAGCCGCGAACGGCGATCAAGCGGAGCCCCTCGCCCGAGGAACGCCGCGCGATGCGGGAGGCGGCCGAGAAGGCCGAGAGCTAG
- the rplT gene encoding 50S ribosomal protein L20 yields MPRVRIGSARNRSRKRILRAARGYYGARGKHRYLAADAVRRAGKYAYAHRRLRKRDMRRLWIVRITAACKMRGTRYSAFMNGLKLAGIALNRKMLSQIAIEDPKLFDELTKTALEHTKAGNPGTFEPAAA; encoded by the coding sequence ATGCCACGCGTACGCATCGGCTCGGCCCGCAACCGCTCCCGCAAGCGCATCCTCAGGGCGGCCCGCGGCTACTACGGCGCCCGCGGCAAGCACCGCTACCTGGCAGCCGACGCCGTCCGCCGCGCCGGCAAGTACGCCTACGCCCACCGTCGGCTCCGCAAGCGGGACATGCGGCGTCTGTGGATCGTCCGGATCACCGCGGCCTGCAAGATGCGGGGCACCCGCTACAGCGCGTTCATGAACGGTCTGAAGCTCGCCGGCATCGCGCTGAACCGCAAGATGCTCAGCCAGATCGCTATCGAGGACCCCAAGCTCTTCGACGAGCTGACCAAGACCGCCCTGGAGCACACCAAGGCTGGCAACCCGGGCACCTTCGAGCCGGCGGCCGCCTAG
- a CDS encoding agmatinase family protein, whose product MAPPPQPDFLRLVVPRVDAGVVLVGVPFDATTSYRPGTARGPMAMLGASAQIDTLDERLGDISARGIAMEPIEPWIAELSAAVRPDAEPLIACEGEPPIDEAARARVDAAGERVRAFVRERVAAILAEGRTPGVVGGEHAVSLGAIEACAAHAGEIGILQIDAHMDLRESYCGLAFSHASVMRNALTLCVGVASLAQLAIRDFCQEEVDFARYAGDALGKPVFRASAADIAERAPDLAGLRALVAETLAMLPGSIYVTFDVDALDVHLCANTGTPVPGGLSFQQASAIIEAIHASGTRVVGFDLVEVAPDPDPARRSIDEIVGARLLYKLCALGR is encoded by the coding sequence ATGGCACCGCCGCCGCAGCCCGACTTCCTGCGCCTCGTCGTGCCCCGTGTCGATGCCGGCGTCGTGCTCGTGGGCGTGCCCTTCGATGCGACAACCTCCTACCGGCCGGGCACGGCGCGGGGCCCCATGGCGATGCTCGGGGCCTCGGCCCAGATCGACACGCTCGACGAGCGGCTGGGCGACATCAGTGCCCGGGGCATCGCCATGGAGCCCATCGAGCCGTGGATCGCCGAGCTGTCGGCGGCGGTCCGGCCCGACGCCGAACCGCTGATCGCGTGCGAGGGCGAGCCGCCGATCGACGAGGCGGCCCGGGCCCGCGTCGACGCCGCGGGCGAGCGCGTCCGGGCCTTCGTGCGCGAGCGGGTGGCGGCCATCCTGGCCGAGGGCAGGACCCCCGGCGTCGTGGGTGGGGAGCACGCGGTATCGCTCGGGGCCATCGAGGCGTGTGCTGCGCACGCCGGCGAGATCGGCATCCTGCAGATCGATGCCCACATGGACCTGCGGGAGTCGTACTGCGGCCTCGCGTTCAGCCACGCGTCGGTGATGCGCAACGCGTTGACCCTGTGCGTCGGCGTGGCGTCGCTCGCGCAGCTCGCCATCCGCGACTTCTGCCAGGAAGAGGTGGATTTTGCGCGCTACGCCGGCGATGCGCTGGGCAAGCCCGTGTTCCGGGCGTCGGCGGCGGACATTGCCGAGCGGGCCCCGGACCTCGCCGGCCTGCGGGCGCTCGTCGCCGAAACGCTCGCGATGCTGCCCGGGTCGATCTACGTCACCTTCGACGTCGACGCGCTCGACGTGCACCTGTGCGCCAACACCGGCACGCCCGTGCCCGGCGGGCTGAGCTTCCAGCAAGCGTCGGCCATCATCGAGGCGATCCACGCCAGCGGCACGAGGGTCGTCGGCTTCGACCTGGTCGAGGTCGCGCCGGACCCGGACCCTGCACGGCGATCCATCGACGAGATCGTCGGCGCGAGGCTGCTCTACAAGCTGTGTGCGCTAGGCCGATAG
- a CDS encoding AbgT family transporter, with translation MADAPDVATQTPDLARKRRIGGPLDLIEAIGNLLPDAATLFLLGALLVMLLSQIAVWQDWLVVVRTPVEVVNDAGETVRELRPTGEEAGPRSLLTSDGIYWALSSMVDNFMGFAPLGVVLTGMLGIGVAEKTGLISAALKAFMKIVPNQLLTPAMIFLGIMSSMGLDAGYVVLPPLAAALYKSVGRSPLAGIAAVFAGVAAGFNANLFVTGLDPMLAELSTTGAQVLDADYEVAATCNWYFMVASTFVITGVGWLTTALFVERRLARRPADEGGATEPAEDDAASQYMSSREKRGLGFAAACMVAIVGLVIVLTGWQGSPLFDYKIPGVPTADQPNPRAVLADVARVDGEPVPIPEATPPGAVPMGDRGYYLSDAHARFVDVERGLVLDKRQPPFPRWVSVITPLILIASIIPGLVYGVTVGTVKGSKDAGRVMIQAIEALAPIIVLAFFAAQFIEYLKYSGLDVMMAHAGGQALARADLSPYGLMIAFILMTMFFNMFIGSMSAKYTLFAPIFIPMFMYVGISPELTQATYRIGDSTTNIITPLNAYLVIILVFMQKVAPRSGMGTLIAMMMPYTIVFTIAWAILLLIWMALGIDLGPAGPQAYEIPAAAG, from the coding sequence ATGGCCGACGCACCCGATGTTGCCACCCAGACGCCGGACCTCGCCCGGAAGCGCAGGATCGGCGGGCCGCTCGACCTGATCGAGGCCATCGGCAACCTGCTGCCCGACGCCGCGACGCTCTTCCTGCTCGGGGCGCTGCTCGTCATGCTGCTCAGCCAGATCGCGGTCTGGCAGGACTGGCTGGTCGTTGTGCGCACGCCCGTCGAGGTCGTCAACGACGCGGGCGAGACCGTCCGCGAGCTGCGGCCCACGGGCGAGGAGGCCGGGCCCCGCAGCCTGCTGACCAGCGACGGCATCTACTGGGCCCTCAGCTCCATGGTGGACAACTTCATGGGCTTCGCGCCCCTGGGCGTGGTGCTCACGGGCATGCTGGGCATCGGCGTCGCGGAGAAGACCGGGCTGATCTCCGCGGCGCTCAAGGCCTTCATGAAGATCGTGCCCAATCAGCTGCTGACGCCGGCGATGATCTTCCTGGGCATCATGTCGTCGATGGGCCTGGATGCGGGCTACGTGGTGCTGCCCCCGCTCGCGGCGGCGCTGTACAAGAGCGTGGGCCGCAGCCCGCTGGCGGGCATCGCCGCGGTGTTCGCCGGCGTGGCCGCGGGCTTCAACGCCAACCTGTTCGTGACCGGGCTGGACCCCATGCTCGCCGAGCTGAGTACGACGGGCGCCCAGGTGCTAGACGCCGACTACGAGGTGGCGGCGACCTGCAACTGGTACTTCATGGTTGCGTCGACGTTCGTCATCACGGGCGTGGGCTGGCTGACGACCGCGCTCTTCGTGGAGCGACGGCTCGCCAGGCGCCCCGCCGACGAGGGCGGCGCCACCGAGCCGGCCGAGGACGACGCGGCGAGCCAGTACATGTCCTCGCGCGAGAAGCGTGGCCTCGGGTTCGCGGCGGCGTGCATGGTGGCGATCGTCGGCCTCGTGATCGTGCTGACCGGGTGGCAGGGCTCGCCGCTGTTCGATTACAAGATCCCCGGCGTGCCGACGGCCGACCAGCCCAATCCGCGAGCGGTGCTCGCCGACGTCGCGAGGGTCGATGGCGAGCCGGTGCCGATCCCCGAGGCGACGCCCCCCGGCGCCGTGCCGATGGGCGATCGGGGCTACTACCTGAGCGACGCCCACGCTCGTTTCGTCGACGTGGAGCGGGGGCTGGTGCTCGACAAGCGGCAGCCGCCCTTCCCGCGCTGGGTCAGCGTGATCACGCCGCTGATCCTGATCGCCTCGATCATCCCCGGGCTGGTGTACGGCGTGACCGTGGGCACGGTGAAGGGCAGCAAGGACGCCGGCCGGGTGATGATCCAGGCCATCGAGGCACTGGCGCCCATCATCGTGCTGGCCTTCTTCGCGGCCCAGTTCATCGAGTACCTCAAGTACAGTGGGCTGGACGTGATGATGGCCCACGCCGGCGGCCAGGCCCTCGCGCGGGCCGACCTGAGCCCGTACGGCCTCATGATCGCCTTCATCCTGATGACGATGTTCTTCAACATGTTCATCGGGTCGATGAGCGCCAAGTACACGCTGTTCGCGCCCATCTTCATCCCGATGTTCATGTACGTCGGCATCAGCCCCGAACTGACGCAGGCGACCTACCGCATCGGCGATAGCACCACCAACATCATCACGCCGCTGAACGCCTATCTCGTCATCATCCTGGTGTTCATGCAGAAGGTGGCGCCCAGGTCGGGCATGGGCACGCTGATCGCCATGATGATGCCCTATACGATCGTCTTCACGATCGCCTGGGCCATCCTGCTACTCATCTGGATGGCGCTGGGCATCGACCTCGGCCCCGCCGGCCCGCAGGCCTACGAGATACCCGCGGCGGCGGGTTAG
- a CDS encoding exosortase/archaeosortase family protein, with product MTPPARAAAQTTGRRVALQAAIATSAAVVACLPAWRDIAWAATHDPDSGYIALVPFVAGWLAYARRRRLRSADRRGSLTGPAIVAMGGAAYLLAAHAGITPAWHAGAVLVLVGALWSVVGHSVILRMLPAVLALFFLIPVPAQVLLPVSERLGSWTIGLSSVLLELFGFAIEGAEEYLAVSGNAGVRMIAAIGLIAYAFAYGTPLRQRVRIVLLLCTPLVAVLANVIRLVPYALLVDAWPAARGVVGILSGWLTLGLAMAMLWASLRFMRLVHVPALRYALAYQ from the coding sequence GTGACGCCGCCGGCTCGGGCGGCGGCCCAGACCACGGGCCGCCGCGTCGCGCTGCAGGCGGCGATCGCCACCAGCGCCGCCGTCGTGGCGTGCCTGCCCGCGTGGCGGGACATCGCCTGGGCGGCCACGCACGACCCCGACAGCGGCTACATCGCGCTGGTGCCATTCGTCGCCGGATGGCTGGCCTACGCGAGGCGGCGGCGGCTGCGGAGCGCGGACCGCCGAGGCTCTCTCACCGGACCCGCCATCGTCGCGATGGGCGGAGCGGCCTACCTGCTCGCGGCGCACGCCGGCATCACGCCGGCCTGGCACGCCGGGGCCGTGCTCGTGCTCGTCGGCGCCCTCTGGTCGGTCGTGGGCCACAGCGTCATCCTCCGGATGCTGCCGGCGGTGCTCGCGCTGTTCTTCCTCATTCCGGTGCCCGCGCAGGTGCTGCTGCCCGTCAGCGAGCGGCTCGGATCGTGGACCATCGGCCTGTCGTCCGTGCTGCTCGAGCTCTTTGGCTTCGCCATCGAGGGCGCCGAGGAGTACCTCGCCGTCAGCGGCAACGCGGGCGTGCGGATGATCGCGGCGATCGGCCTCATCGCCTACGCCTTCGCCTACGGCACGCCTCTGCGGCAGCGCGTCCGGATCGTGCTGCTGCTGTGCACCCCGCTCGTGGCGGTGCTGGCCAACGTGATCCGACTCGTGCCCTACGCGCTGCTGGTCGACGCCTGGCCCGCGGCGCGGGGCGTGGTCGGCATCCTGAGCGGATGGCTGACGCTGGGCCTGGCGATGGCGATGCTCTGGGCGTCGCTACGGTTCATGCGCCTCGTGCATGTGCCGGCGCTGCGGTACGCGCTGGCGTACCAGTAG
- a CDS encoding sugar transferase, whose product MPTSARSAEAPPRTLFGLTPTEVHDRYWASRGVQVVRRAMPTPLAKHAQLFLLLQQRTLCVFELPPVVDRIVWADADLVVLRLRDSDDHAYRERIVADANGSFQRFERLYGSDDSRFARAAVTNRMAVARVWQEAESPRQGLARLRRAVPRGHRWPMSIDARVFDADSGTEVDRCMRLLVDLWRRPETTIERARPHGDGSWIDAQATIAAGAQCVGRVWVGAGRTLDDGDLAVGPDVLWDDPAHRPAAGGVRWLDLEPAERTQPLKPRVRPPIERILKRGFDVAFAVVALLLTLPLYPIVMLAILIEDGRPFFFAHTRESLDAKDFPCLKFRSMRKDAEKMKADLAAQNQADGPQFYIENDPRLTRVGRIIRKLQIDELPQFLNVLVGHMSVVGPRPSPYKENQYCPGWREARLSVRPGVTGLWQVKRTRAAGSDFQEWIRYDIEYVEKMSLWLDLWIIWRTIAMIVRSIKRS is encoded by the coding sequence ATGCCCACGTCCGCACGGTCCGCGGAAGCCCCGCCGCGAACGCTGTTCGGCCTGACGCCCACGGAGGTGCACGACCGCTACTGGGCGTCCCGCGGCGTGCAGGTCGTCCGCCGCGCCATGCCGACGCCGCTCGCGAAGCACGCCCAGCTCTTCCTGCTGCTGCAGCAGCGGACGCTGTGCGTCTTCGAGCTGCCGCCGGTCGTCGATCGCATCGTGTGGGCCGACGCCGACCTGGTGGTGCTGCGGCTGCGGGACAGCGACGACCACGCCTACCGCGAACGGATCGTCGCGGACGCCAACGGGAGCTTCCAGCGATTCGAGCGGCTGTACGGCAGCGACGACAGCCGGTTTGCCCGCGCCGCGGTCACGAACCGCATGGCGGTGGCGCGGGTGTGGCAGGAGGCCGAGTCGCCGCGGCAGGGCCTCGCCCGCCTGCGCCGCGCGGTGCCGCGGGGGCACCGCTGGCCCATGTCCATCGACGCCCGCGTCTTCGACGCCGACAGCGGCACCGAGGTCGACCGCTGCATGCGGCTGCTGGTCGACCTCTGGAGGCGGCCCGAGACCACGATCGAACGGGCCCGGCCACACGGCGACGGATCGTGGATCGATGCGCAGGCCACCATCGCCGCGGGGGCGCAATGCGTCGGCCGCGTCTGGGTGGGCGCCGGCCGCACGCTGGACGACGGGGACCTCGCCGTCGGGCCCGACGTGCTCTGGGACGACCCGGCGCACCGACCGGCGGCCGGCGGCGTCCGCTGGCTCGACCTGGAGCCCGCCGAGCGGACGCAGCCGCTCAAGCCCCGCGTGCGGCCGCCGATCGAGCGCATCCTGAAGCGTGGCTTCGACGTCGCCTTCGCGGTCGTCGCGCTGCTGCTGACCCTGCCGCTTTACCCCATCGTGATGCTCGCGATCCTGATCGAGGACGGCCGGCCGTTCTTCTTCGCCCACACCCGGGAGTCGCTGGACGCCAAGGACTTCCCCTGCCTCAAGTTCCGATCGATGCGCAAGGACGCCGAGAAGATGAAGGCCGACCTCGCGGCGCAGAACCAAGCCGACGGCCCGCAGTTCTACATCGAGAACGATCCACGGCTGACCCGGGTCGGGCGGATCATCCGCAAGCTGCAGATCGACGAACTGCCGCAGTTCCTCAATGTGCTGGTCGGCCACATGTCGGTCGTCGGACCGCGACCCAGCCCGTACAAGGAGAACCAGTACTGCCCGGGCTGGCGCGAGGCGCGGCTGAGCGTGCGGCCGGGCGTCACCGGGCTCTGGCAGGTCAAGCGGACGCGGGCCGCCGGCTCGGACTTCCAGGAGTGGATTCGCTACGACATCGAGTACGTCGAGAAGATGAGCCTCTGGCTCGACCTGTGGATCATCTGGCGGACCATCGCGATGATCGTCCGGTCGATCAAGCGGTCCTAG
- a CDS encoding HYExAFE family protein, whose protein sequence is MGRRQTHYEHAFRAFLIERGVPFVAVDEARRALLGSDAAVLKTQLGSDKPRTLKAFDFLLYGTPNLLVELKGRKLAAGSTRLENWVTDDDVDSLRRWQRLFGDGYVGAFAFVYRCEGEPPAPLFEQAWIHRDRWYAMRAVGVDAYAERMRVRSAKWRTVSLASKSFDEISGPLIATAGSPG, encoded by the coding sequence ATGGGGCGGCGGCAGACCCACTACGAGCACGCCTTCCGGGCCTTCCTGATCGAGCGGGGCGTGCCGTTCGTGGCCGTCGACGAGGCCCGCCGGGCGCTGCTGGGATCCGATGCCGCGGTGCTCAAGACCCAGCTGGGCAGCGACAAGCCGCGGACCCTCAAGGCCTTCGACTTCCTGCTCTACGGCACCCCCAACCTGCTCGTCGAACTCAAGGGCCGCAAGCTGGCTGCCGGCTCCACGCGCCTCGAGAACTGGGTGACCGACGACGACGTGGACTCGCTGCGGCGGTGGCAGCGGCTCTTCGGCGACGGCTACGTCGGCGCGTTCGCATTCGTCTACCGCTGCGAGGGCGAACCCCCCGCCCCGCTCTTCGAGCAGGCGTGGATCCACCGCGACCGCTGGTACGCGATGCGGGCCGTGGGCGTCGACGCATACGCCGAGCGCATGCGGGTCCGCAGCGCCAAGTGGCGGACGGTGAGCCTGGCATCCAAGTCCTTCGACGAGATCAGCGGGCCGCTGATCGCCACCGCCGGCTCGCCGGGCTAG
- the ricT gene encoding regulatory iron-sulfur-containing complex subunit RicT, which yields MPILPLPQFEADLAEYEAEQDRLARERLTPPKTVVCRFGCMQLIGEFRYDLDVTPGCGSRLVVRTFRGTEIGEMLTSTCPNAGCGKSVTRKQMLEYIDASGGRQYPFFDRGRVLRVPLPDDMERQEEIEQSRHELKLAARRIAEAEGLGIRIVQAEPILGGETITFYFLSEGDGGGRGGQRGGPRGMPPGEGSRGGPSRADISQMVDALQREHRARVELRPVGARDEARLTADYERCGQHCCCKNFLKVLKPVPMRTAKQQKATLDPLKISGRCGRLMCCLRYEDESYRELAARLPHRRTRVGTPEGAGEVLDTQILTQLVLVRLEGSQRDVAVPVEELCDPDEAAAKHAEPPAAPRPERPRADDGAPATKKKRRKKKPRPPGGNDGEGPAPQHPSPQQSGAAGEDGQPRPKKKRRRKKRRRSGGDGPGSPPNDPSSTPPSTPRGGPPA from the coding sequence GTGCCGATCCTCCCGCTGCCGCAGTTCGAGGCCGACCTCGCCGAGTACGAGGCCGAGCAGGATCGCCTCGCCCGCGAGCGGCTGACGCCGCCCAAGACGGTGGTCTGCCGCTTCGGCTGCATGCAGTTGATCGGCGAGTTCCGCTACGACCTCGACGTCACGCCGGGCTGCGGCAGCCGGCTGGTCGTGCGCACCTTCCGCGGCACCGAGATCGGCGAGATGCTCACCAGCACGTGCCCGAATGCGGGCTGCGGCAAGAGCGTGACCCGAAAGCAGATGCTCGAGTACATCGATGCGTCCGGCGGGCGGCAGTACCCGTTCTTCGATCGCGGGCGTGTGCTGCGCGTCCCGCTGCCCGACGACATGGAGCGGCAGGAGGAAATCGAGCAGTCCCGCCACGAACTCAAGCTCGCCGCCCGACGCATCGCCGAGGCCGAGGGCCTGGGCATCCGCATCGTGCAGGCCGAGCCGATCCTCGGCGGCGAGACCATCACGTTCTACTTCCTGTCGGAGGGCGACGGCGGCGGCCGGGGCGGACAGCGCGGCGGGCCCCGAGGGATGCCGCCGGGCGAGGGCTCCCGCGGCGGGCCATCTCGCGCGGACATCTCGCAGATGGTCGATGCGCTGCAGCGCGAGCACCGGGCCCGGGTCGAATTGCGGCCCGTCGGCGCCCGCGACGAGGCGCGGCTCACCGCCGACTACGAGCGGTGCGGCCAGCATTGCTGCTGCAAGAACTTCCTCAAGGTGCTCAAGCCCGTGCCCATGCGGACCGCCAAGCAGCAGAAGGCCACGCTCGACCCGCTGAAGATCTCCGGACGCTGCGGGCGGCTCATGTGCTGCCTGCGGTACGAGGACGAGAGCTACCGCGAGCTGGCGGCGCGGCTGCCCCACCGCCGCACCCGCGTCGGCACGCCCGAGGGCGCGGGCGAGGTGCTCGACACGCAGATCCTCACGCAACTCGTGCTCGTGCGGCTAGAGGGCAGCCAGCGGGACGTGGCCGTGCCCGTCGAGGAGTTGTGCGATCCGGACGAGGCCGCCGCGAAGCACGCCGAGCCGCCGGCGGCACCCAGGCCCGAGCGCCCGCGGGCGGACGACGGCGCCCCGGCGACCAAGAAGAAGCGTCGCAAGAAGAAGCCGCGGCCACCCGGCGGCAACGACGGCGAGGGTCCCGCCCCGCAGCACCCCTCCCCGCAGCAATCCGGCGCCGCGGGCGAGGACGGCCAGCCGCGGCCCAAGAAGAAGCGTCGCCGCAAGAAGCGGCGGCGCTCGGGCGGCGACGGGCCGGGCTCGCCCCCGAACGATCCTTCAAGCACGCCGCCGAGCACACCGCGGGGCGGGCCGCCCGCCTAG